The Tepidibacter aestuarii genome contains a region encoding:
- a CDS encoding branched-chain amino acid ABC transporter permease: MKKNYIYNVGLLASLIIFLFISNGVFNSYQIRILNLCAIYIILGLSMNLINGFTGLFSLGHAGFMAIGAYTCAILTMSPAMKEMNFFLKPIVSILSNIQMGFLPALIMSGIVSALFGFLIGAPVLRLKDDYLAIATLGFAEIIRVVFTNTQSITNGALGLKGIPVYTNIWWSWGFAIITIIFMILLIKGSYGKAFKAIREDEIAAENMGIDLFKHKMLSFGIGAFFAGLGGALLGNLLGTIDPNMFRFLLTFNILLIVVLGGMGSITGTCISAILVTVLMEVLRFLDETINLGFIQIEGIQGLRMVVFSAILMVVIIFYQNGFMGNKEFTWDIFKKKKAAYNVKDVK, translated from the coding sequence ATGAAAAAGAATTATATTTACAATGTAGGGTTATTAGCTTCGCTTATAATTTTTTTATTCATATCCAATGGTGTATTTAACTCTTATCAAATAAGAATACTTAATCTATGTGCCATTTATATAATATTAGGTCTTAGTATGAACTTAATAAACGGATTTACTGGATTATTTTCTCTAGGGCACGCTGGATTTATGGCTATTGGAGCGTATACTTGTGCAATACTTACAATGTCTCCAGCTATGAAAGAGATGAATTTCTTTTTAAAGCCTATAGTTTCAATATTATCCAATATACAGATGGGATTTTTGCCAGCACTTATAATGTCAGGAATAGTATCAGCTTTGTTTGGATTTTTAATAGGAGCACCTGTTCTTAGATTAAAGGATGACTATTTAGCCATAGCAACTCTAGGATTTGCTGAAATAATAAGAGTTGTATTCACCAATACTCAAAGTATAACTAATGGTGCATTAGGACTTAAAGGAATACCTGTATATACCAACATATGGTGGAGTTGGGGATTTGCAATTATAACTATTATCTTTATGATACTTTTAATAAAAGGAAGCTACGGCAAAGCATTTAAAGCTATAAGAGAAGATGAAATAGCAGCTGAAAATATGGGAATAGATTTGTTTAAACATAAGATGTTATCGTTTGGAATAGGAGCTTTCTTTGCAGGATTAGGAGGAGCCCTTTTAGGAAACTTACTTGGAACGATTGATCCTAATATGTTTAGATTTTTGCTAACATTTAACATACTTTTAATAGTTGTTCTAGGAGGAATGGGAAGTATAACAGGGACTTGTATATCTGCAATATTGGTTACAGTGTTAATGGAAGTATTGAGATTCTTAGATGAAACTATAAACTTAGGATTTATACAAATCGAAGGAATACAAGGGCTTCGTATGGTTGTATTTTCAGCCATCCTAATGGTTGTAATTATATTCTATCAAAATGGATTTATGGGAAACAAAGAATTTACATGGGATATATTCAAAAAGAAAAAAGCAGCCTACAATGTAAAGGATGTGAAGTAA
- a CDS encoding branched-chain amino acid ABC transporter permease: MNLEIFIQHLFNGISLGSLYALIAIGYTMVYGILRLINFAHGDIFMIGIYTAFYGMVFTPLPWWLVFIFAILFTGLFGVVLEKAVYKPLRKSPRISILISAIGASFLLENLAIVVFGGRPKAFEIPDMFSKVLHFGNVSVVSLTFYIPLITLIILAGLLYFINKTKTGMAMRAVAKDYEAASLMGIDVNKIISITFFIGSSLACTGGLMWGLKFPQITPLIGIMPGLKCFIAAVVGGIGNITGAVIGGFILGLGEIMLVAFLPALTGYRDAFAFVLLIIILLIKPTGIMGKNLTEKV, encoded by the coding sequence ATGAATCTCGAAATATTTATCCAGCATTTATTTAATGGCATTTCCCTTGGGAGTTTATATGCATTAATAGCTATAGGATATACAATGGTTTATGGAATATTAAGGCTTATAAATTTTGCACATGGAGATATATTCATGATAGGAATATATACAGCTTTTTATGGAATGGTATTTACACCACTACCTTGGTGGTTAGTATTCATTTTTGCTATATTATTTACTGGATTATTTGGAGTAGTATTAGAGAAGGCTGTATATAAGCCTCTTAGAAAATCACCTAGAATATCTATACTAATATCAGCAATAGGAGCATCGTTCTTACTTGAGAACTTAGCTATAGTAGTTTTTGGCGGAAGACCAAAGGCATTTGAAATACCTGATATGTTTAGTAAAGTATTACATTTTGGAAATGTATCTGTAGTTAGTTTGACTTTTTATATACCTCTAATAACTTTAATAATATTAGCAGGGCTTTTATATTTTATAAACAAGACTAAAACAGGTATGGCAATGAGAGCTGTAGCAAAAGACTATGAAGCAGCAAGCCTTATGGGAATAGATGTGAATAAGATAATATCTATAACCTTCTTTATAGGCTCATCTCTTGCTTGTACTGGAGGACTTATGTGGGGGCTAAAGTTTCCACAGATAACACCACTAATTGGAATCATGCCGGGGCTTAAATGTTTTATAGCAGCTGTTGTAGGAGGAATAGGAAATATAACCGGAGCTGTTATAGGTGGATTTATATTAGGACTTGGAGAGATTATGTTAGTTGCATTCTTACCTGCTCTTACAGGATATAGAGATGCTTTTGCATTTGTACTATTAATAATAATACTTTTGATTAAGCCTACAGGAATAATGGGCAAAAATCTAACAGAGAAGGTGTAG